One window from the genome of Nyctibius grandis isolate bNycGra1 chromosome 22, bNycGra1.pri, whole genome shotgun sequence encodes:
- the PCDHAC1 gene encoding protocadherin alpha-C1, giving the protein MRVYLMVFCLICCTVDGQVVYSIAEEAERGASVGNIAKDLGIDAATLSARKFRMITGSSKQYFNINASTGAVSVEEPIDREQLCELKSACFLNYELVLENPLELYRMEFKVLDINDNSPSFPLSEYHINVPEFLSPGARFTLPNAQDLDEGTNSVQNYTLSPDEHFSLEMQTRGDGSKYPELVLKKALDREQQATHKLVLTAKDGGDPPKSGDVLVIVTVLDTNDNAPEFEYSVYRASILENSTSGTLVVQVHATDLDEGPNGEIRYSFSNTTSADLQRMFLIHPLTGEVTVNGVLAVQRPLLEMLIEARDNGAFGMSSTAKLLVEITDVNNHGPEITVTSLSSPIPEDAVPGTVIALLSIMDKDPGENGKVTCQIPDNLPFQLKPSLGNYYSLVTSGLLDRELISGYNITITATDLGSPPITTQKALWVQISDVNDNPPVFSADTFDVFVEENNPLGAFLYQISASDPDIGENGRISYTLRNSTVAGSALASFLSVSLANGSIYATRAFDFEQLRSFYFQVEAKDNGSPALSAAITVNVYISDQNDNAPTILYPISQNGSIAVEVVPRLADEDYLVTKVVADDEDNAQNAWLSYHLAHSSDSTLFRLSSHSGELRTTRSMRSTDFLKHKVVVVVRDHGDPPLSSTVTVGILLADTLPQALPDFDDSGEPPPLLNATNIYLIVSLACVSCIFAAFLLFLAIVRLCSCQTCCCSCCCPADEYEKYRYSVHMLPSSHLPPDVLEITGMGKLTHTYLYRASVGLGPSNSSSPNGDAGNIPSGSRLQVPGPCIQVQQVQSDRLSAVLVVLNRRQLRLKRPPPPPSAQQLEQEKADPASPGPSSFLLLLFFLLLLLPGAAAVSGSR; this is encoded by the coding sequence ATGCGGGTCTATTTAATGGTCTTCTGCCTTATTTGCTGCACCGTGGACGGGCAAGTGGTGTATTCGATCGCTGAGGAAGCGGAGCGTGGAGCGTCTGTTGGGAACATAGCGAAGGATTTAGGAATAGATGCAGCTACACTTTCAGCTCGGAAATTTCGCATGATCACCGGTTCAAGtaagcaatattttaatataaatgcaaGCACGGGGGCTGTGTCTGTTGAGGAGCCCATAGACAGAGAGCAGCTTTGTGAATTAAAGTCTGCCTGTTTTCTGAATTATGAACTCGTGTTAGAAAATCCTCTAGAGCTTTATAGGATGGAATTTAAAGTCTTGGACATAAATGACAACTCTCCCAGCTTTCCCTTAAGTGAATATCATATAAACGTGCCTGAGTTCCTGTCACCTGGGGCACGGTTTACACTCCCCAACGCCCAAGATCTTGATGAAGGAACCAACAGTGTACAGAATTATACTCTGAGCCCTGACGAACATTTCAGTTTGGAAATGCAGACACGAGGGGACGGGAGTAAATATCCTGAATTGGTGCTAAAGAAAGCCTTAGACAGGGAGCAGCAAGCCACTCACAAACTTGTCCTTACAGCCAAAGATGGTGGGGATCCTCCAAAGTCTGGTGATGTCCTGGTCATCGTGACTGTGCTGGATACCAATGACAATGCACCAGAATTTGAGTATTCGGTCTACAGGGCAAGTATCTTGGAAAACTCCACCAGTGGCACTTTGGTAGTGCAAGTGCATGCCACAGACTTGGATGAAGGTCCAAACGGAGAGATCAGGTATTCATTTAGCAATACTACTTCTGCTGATCTACAGCGAATGTTCTTAATTCACCCACTCACTGGGGAGGTGACGGTCAATGGCGTTTTAGCTGTTCAGAGACCTCTCCTCGAGATGCTTATTGAGGCAAGGGATAACGGGGCATTTGGCATGTCCAGTACAGCTAAGCTGCTGGTGGAAATCACTGATGTGAACAATCATGGCCCAGAGATAACAGTTACATCCCTTTCCAGTCCCATTCCTGAGGATGCTGTTCCTGGCACAGTGATAGCTCTGCTGAGTATTATGGATAAGGACCCTGGGGAGAATGGGAAAGTAACCTGCCAGATCCCTGATAACCTTCCCTTCCAGTTAAAGCCTTCACTTGGAAACTACTACAGCCTGGTCACCAGTGGGCTTCTGGACCGAGAGCTGATTAGTGGGTACAACATCACCATTACTGCCACAGACTTGGGCTCTCCACCCATCACCACTCAGAAGGCCCTTTGGGTGCAAATTTCTGACGTGAACGATAACCCCCCTGTCTTCAGTGCTGACACGTTTGATGTGTTTGTGGAGGAGAACAATCCACTTGGTGCTTTTCTCTACCAAATCTCAGCATCTGACCCTGATATAGGGGAGAATGGACGCATCTCTTACACACTCAGGAACTCTACAGTTGCAGGCAGTGCCCTGGCCAGCTTTTTGTCTGTGAGCTTGGCCAATGGGAGCATCTATGCAACACGTGCCTTTGACTTTGAGCAGCTTAGAAGCTTCTATTTCCAAGTGGAAGCCAAGGACAATGGGTCACCAGCCTTGAGTGCTGCCATAACTGTGAATGTTTACATCTCAGACCAGAATGACAATGCCCCAACCATCTTGTACCCCATCAGCCAGAATGGCTCCATAGCCGTGGAAGTTGTGCCCCGCCTGGCTGATGAGGACTACCTGGTGACCAAAGTGGTGGCGGATGATGAGGACAATGCGCAGAACGCCTGGCTGTCCTATCACCTCGCCCACTCCTCTGACTCCACCCTGTTCCGCTTGTCATCGCATTCTGGTGAGCTGCGCACCACGCGCTCCATGCGCTCCACTGATTTCCTCAAGCACAAGGTGGTCGTGGTGGTGCGAGACCACGGGGATCCGCCGCTCTCCTCTACTGTGACGGTGGGCATCCTGCTGGCTGACACCCTGCCCCAGGCACTGCCGGATTTTGATGACAGTGGGGAGCCACCACCACTGCTGAATGCTACAAATATCTACTTGATCGTTTCCCTTGCCTGCGTCTCCTGCATCTTTGCGGCGttcctcctctttcttgccATCGTGCGGCTGTGCAGCTGTCAgacttgctgctgcagctgctgctgcccagctgaTGAGTATGAAAAGTATCGCTATAGCGTGCACATGCTTCCCAGCTCCCACCTCCCACCAGATGTGCTGGAGATCACTGGTATGGGTAAACTGACTCATACCTACTTGTACAGAGCATCTGTAGGTCTTGGGCCTAGTAACAGCAGCAGCCCAAATGGTGATGCTGGGAACATTCCCAGCGGCTCAAGGTTACAAGTGCCAGGACCCTGCATCCAAGTGCAGCAGGTCCAAAGTGATCGGTTGAGTGCTGTCCTGGTG